In the Candidatus Eisenbacteria bacterium genome, one interval contains:
- a CDS encoding DEAD/DEAH box helicase, which yields MHSEPARFLDVWSEPRSTADPISWLRDLGERPEHRGAIAHWHVEPARLARHGALSWPLPAPLAEALETQGVEQLYSHQVHAIERLRARLDTVIVTGTASGKSLCYHAPVIERLLEDPDATALYLFPTKALAQDQLRGLTRLSLGHPQILKRLRAGVYDGDTQASTRRKLRDDANVILSNPDMLHAGILPQHPRWVRFLSRLRYVVVDEMHVYRGIFGSHVANVLRRLERVIAHYGGDFRYVMCSATIRNPGELATALTGREVAVVDDDGSPRGERHFVLWNPPYLDDSRSERRSSNGDGSLLLAGLVERGAQTIAFTKSRVAAELVYRYAHERLERSAPELAGRLSPYRGGYLPEDRRRIERALFSGELRGVVSTNALELGIDVGSLDAAVLIGAPPTLASAWQQAGRAGRRNGAALALLVAYNETVDQYLMRHPDWFFGRSPEAACIDPGNPYILAQQLACAAYELPLTLADRTRFGALAGRVLEALDEAGQTRTLEGRSYWAQTDFPAQKVNLRAMSDDTYTILDASRDNAVIGNVDAISGLELVYPDAIYLHEGQTMWVRSLDLEQKVAIVEPRPVDYYTQPVLDTHVHVRGERETLDWHGERVRFGDLTYAWQTVAMKKIRFGTRDALGYHPLSLPRLTLETAGFWITPGEATLRELARRGHSPWESLSGVRNLFLTLLAMISMCDAADLGGVLDSSNVGAPTLFLFDRYPGGLGFAEQGFARLDELTRAALEHLRACPCEGGCPSCTGLPILRPAQQQDPDLGRARSSPSKEGAQALLSTWARESSRG from the coding sequence ATGCACAGCGAACCCGCGCGCTTCCTCGATGTCTGGTCGGAGCCGCGCAGCACCGCCGATCCGATCTCGTGGCTGCGCGATCTGGGCGAACGTCCCGAGCACCGCGGCGCGATCGCTCACTGGCACGTCGAGCCGGCGCGCCTCGCGCGTCACGGCGCGCTCTCGTGGCCGCTGCCCGCGCCACTTGCCGAGGCGCTCGAGACGCAGGGCGTCGAGCAGCTCTACAGCCATCAGGTCCACGCGATCGAACGCCTGCGCGCGCGACTCGACACCGTGATCGTGACCGGCACCGCGAGCGGCAAGAGCCTGTGCTATCACGCGCCGGTGATCGAGCGCCTGCTCGAAGACCCGGACGCGACGGCGCTCTACCTGTTTCCGACCAAGGCACTCGCTCAGGATCAGCTGCGCGGGCTCACGCGTCTGTCGCTCGGTCACCCTCAGATCCTCAAGCGCCTGCGCGCTGGCGTCTACGACGGAGATACGCAGGCGTCGACACGTCGCAAGCTGCGCGACGACGCGAACGTGATCCTGTCGAATCCCGACATGCTGCACGCCGGGATCCTTCCGCAGCACCCGCGCTGGGTGCGTTTTCTGAGCCGGCTGCGCTACGTGGTGGTGGACGAGATGCACGTCTACCGCGGCATTTTCGGCTCGCACGTCGCAAACGTGCTGCGGCGGCTCGAACGCGTGATCGCTCACTATGGCGGCGACTTCCGCTACGTGATGTGCAGCGCCACGATCCGCAATCCCGGCGAGCTGGCCACCGCGCTGACCGGTCGCGAGGTCGCGGTGGTCGATGACGATGGTTCGCCGCGCGGGGAGCGCCACTTCGTGCTGTGGAACCCACCGTATCTCGACGACTCGCGCTCCGAGCGCCGCTCGTCCAACGGCGATGGCAGCCTGCTGCTGGCGGGACTGGTCGAGCGGGGCGCTCAGACGATCGCGTTCACCAAGTCGCGGGTCGCGGCCGAGCTGGTGTACCGCTACGCCCACGAGCGGCTCGAACGCAGCGCTCCCGAACTTGCGGGGCGGCTGAGTCCCTACCGCGGCGGCTACCTGCCCGAAGATCGTCGGCGCATCGAGCGCGCGCTGTTCTCGGGCGAGCTGCGCGGCGTGGTGTCGACCAACGCGCTCGAGCTGGGGATCGACGTCGGCAGCCTCGACGCGGCGGTGCTGATCGGGGCGCCGCCGACGCTCGCGAGTGCCTGGCAACAGGCCGGCCGCGCCGGGCGTCGCAACGGTGCGGCACTGGCGCTGCTGGTGGCCTACAACGAAACCGTCGATCAGTACCTGATGCGCCATCCCGACTGGTTCTTCGGGCGCTCGCCCGAAGCGGCCTGCATCGATCCGGGCAATCCCTACATCCTCGCGCAGCAGCTGGCGTGTGCCGCCTACGAGCTGCCGTTGACGCTTGCCGACCGGACGCGCTTCGGGGCGCTGGCCGGTCGCGTGCTCGAAGCGCTCGACGAAGCCGGGCAGACGCGCACGCTCGAGGGCCGTTCGTACTGGGCGCAGACCGACTTCCCGGCGCAGAAGGTGAACCTGCGCGCGATGTCCGACGACACCTACACGATCCTCGACGCCAGTCGCGACAATGCGGTGATCGGCAATGTCGACGCGATCAGCGGGCTCGAGCTGGTGTATCCGGATGCGATCTACCTGCACGAGGGCCAGACGATGTGGGTGCGCTCGCTCGACCTGGAGCAAAAGGTCGCGATCGTCGAGCCGCGCCCGGTCGACTACTACACCCAGCCGGTGCTCGACACTCATGTCCACGTACGCGGCGAGCGCGAAACGCTCGACTGGCACGGTGAACGCGTTCGTTTCGGCGATCTCACCTACGCATGGCAGACCGTCGCCATGAAGAAGATCCGCTTCGGGACCCGAGACGCGTTGGGCTACCACCCGCTGTCACTGCCGCGCCTCACACTCGAGACCGCCGGCTTCTGGATCACTCCCGGCGAGGCGACGCTGCGCGAGCTCGCGCGGCGCGGGCATTCGCCGTGGGAGTCCCTGAGCGGAGTGCGAAACCTGTTCCTGACCCTGCTCGCGATGATCTCGATGTGCGATGCCGCAGACCTGGGCGGCGTGCTCGACTCATCGAACGTGGGAGCGCCGACCCTGTTCCTGTTCGATCGCTACCCGGGCGGGCTGGGCTTCGCGGAACAGGGGTTCGCGCGCCTCGATGAGCTGACGCGCGCGGCACTCGAACACCTGCGCGCATGTCCCTGCGAGGGCGGCTGTCCGTCGTGCACGGGGCTCCCGATCCTGCGACCGGCGCAGCAGCAGGACCCCGACCTGGGGCGTGCTCGCAGCTCTCCCTCGAAGGAAGGCGCGCAGGCGCTGCTCAGCACCTGGGCGCGCGAGTCGAGCCGGGGGTGA